Proteins from one Impatiens glandulifera chromosome 2, dImpGla2.1, whole genome shotgun sequence genomic window:
- the LOC124924837 gene encoding protein DELAY OF GERMINATION 1-like encodes MESSSGINIDDDTGNLTGGGDHGRFKYCYANWMAQQEDDLELLFRTLSSDSDPHNNDANLMAAVESVLGHLQDYLDNRGSQSARCESPCLFLPSWCTDFEKSIHWMGGCRATMCIRLVYALSGLESEAEAPVMEYLRLRGGRRENLGKISDHQFNLIKTLQIKTIMEEDKLSAQMAILQGRIEDERLSRIGNCSREMGDSRAVEKLLKDANKLKMDTIKELLTNILTPIQAVDMLVASKKLHLFLPQWDKTRDQILNAPNP; translated from the exons ATGGAATCATCAAGTGGTATCAATATTGACGACGACACCGGAAACCTCACCGGCGGCGGAGACCACGGCCGGTTCAAGTACTGCTACGCTAACTGGATGGCACAACAAGAAGATGACCTAGAACTACTCTTCCGTACTCTGTCCTCCGACTCCGATCCTCATAATAATGACGCAAATCTGATGGCCGCGGTGGAATCGGTGTTGGGTCATCTTCAGGATTACTTGGATAATCGTGGGTCTCAGTCGGCTCGATGTGAATCGCCGTGTTTGTTTCTTCCGTCGTGGTGCACGGATTTCGAGAAGTCGATCCACTGGATGGGTGGCTGTCGAGCCACTATGTGTATCAGGTTGGTGTATGCTCTTTCTGGGTTGGAGTCGGAGGCTGAAGCGCCGGTGATGGAGTATCTCCGGCTCCGGGGAGGAAGGAGGGAGAATCTTGGCAAGATTTCTGATCATCAGTTTAATCTTATCAAAACCCTTCAAATCAAAACCATCATGGAAGAAGATAAACTCTCTGCTCAAATGGCTATTTTGCAG GGGCGCATCGAAGATGAGCGGCTATCGAGAATTGGCAATTGCTCGAGGGAAATGGGGGATTCGAGAGCAGTAGAGAAGTTGTTGAAAGATGCGAACAAACTGAAGATGGACACAATAAAAGAGCTGCTTACCAATATTCTAACACCAATTCAGGCAGTGGATATGTTGGTGGCCTCGAAGAAACTTCATCTCTTCCTCCCTCAATGGGACAAGACCAGGGACCAAATCCTTAATGCACCAAATCCCTGA